In Streptomyces sp. NBC_00306, a single genomic region encodes these proteins:
- a CDS encoding oxidoreductase, which translates to MAGWSTSDIPDQHGRTAVVTGANSGIGLVTARELARKGARVVLACRSESRGREAESVIRAEVPGADVEFRPLDLADLTSVRDFAASYPYDRLDLLINNAGVMALPHSVTADGFETQFGINHLGHFALTGLLLPKLLETPGARVVSLSSFMHAMANIDIGDLNSERRYSPWTAYSRSKTANLLFVHELARRLSAAGSDVVAAAAHPGYANTNLQAAGARMAGQKTKERFMQTGNRIFAQSAASGALPTLYAATAPDVRPDSFTGPRILGWRGAPAPSWRLSWSSNDVAGERLWVASEQLTGVTYEGLKS; encoded by the coding sequence ATGGCGGGCTGGAGCACCAGCGACATTCCGGATCAGCACGGGCGTACGGCCGTGGTCACCGGGGCCAACAGCGGTATCGGTCTCGTCACCGCGCGGGAACTGGCCCGCAAGGGCGCGCGGGTGGTCCTCGCGTGCCGCAGCGAGTCCCGCGGCCGGGAGGCGGAGAGCGTCATCCGCGCCGAAGTGCCCGGTGCGGACGTGGAGTTCAGGCCGCTGGATCTGGCGGACCTGACCTCCGTACGGGACTTCGCGGCCTCGTACCCGTACGACCGACTCGATCTGCTGATCAACAACGCCGGTGTGATGGCGCTGCCCCACTCGGTGACGGCCGACGGCTTCGAGACGCAGTTCGGCATCAACCACCTCGGGCACTTCGCCCTGACGGGCCTGCTGCTGCCGAAGCTCCTGGAGACACCGGGCGCCCGGGTGGTGAGCCTGTCGAGCTTCATGCACGCGATGGCCAACATCGACATCGGCGATCTCAACAGCGAGCGCCGCTACAGCCCGTGGACCGCCTACTCCCGCTCGAAGACGGCGAACCTGCTGTTCGTCCACGAGCTGGCCAGGCGGCTGAGCGCGGCGGGCTCCGACGTCGTGGCGGCCGCCGCCCACCCCGGTTATGCCAACACCAACCTCCAGGCGGCCGGGGCACGGATGGCGGGCCAGAAGACCAAGGAACGGTTCATGCAGACCGGCAATCGGATCTTCGCCCAGTCCGCCGCGTCCGGGGCGCTGCCCACGCTGTACGCGGCCACCGCGCCGGACGTCCGGCCGGACTCGTTCACCGGCCCGCGGATCCTGGGATGGCGGGGTGCGCCGGCTCCGTCGTGGCGGCTCTCCTGGTCGTCGAACGACGTGGCCGGGGAGCGGCTGTGGGTGGCGTCGGAGCAGCTGACCGGGGTGACGTACGAGGGGCTCAAGTCCTGA
- the cutA gene encoding divalent-cation tolerance protein CutA, producing the protein MALALTVLTTTDSAAKAEELARGAVDARLAACAQISAPVTSVYRWQETIETAQEWQILFKTSEERYPELEAHLRAAHDYETPEIIATPVVAGSAAYLAWIDEETSAR; encoded by the coding sequence GTGGCCCTGGCACTCACCGTTCTGACCACCACCGACAGCGCGGCCAAGGCGGAGGAGCTGGCGCGCGGAGCCGTGGACGCACGGCTCGCCGCCTGCGCGCAGATCTCCGCGCCCGTCACCTCCGTCTACCGCTGGCAGGAGACGATCGAGACCGCGCAGGAGTGGCAGATCCTGTTCAAGACGTCCGAGGAGCGCTACCCGGAGCTGGAAGCCCATCTGCGGGCGGCTCACGACTACGAGACGCCGGAGATCATCGCCACCCCGGTGGTGGCAGGCAGCGCTGCCTACCTGGCGTGGATCGACGAGGAGACCTCGGCCCGATGA
- the nirD gene encoding nitrite reductase small subunit NirD codes for MSVQLLVSGEWFTVCEASRLTPGRGMAALLPDGRQVALFLDRAGRVYAIDNRDPFAGAQVLSRGLLGSSAGAPFVASPLLKQRFDLATGRCLDDEDVSVRAYEVRLDRPSSGAADRARPRLAESVPAGGS; via the coding sequence ATGAGCGTCCAACTGCTGGTGAGCGGCGAGTGGTTCACCGTCTGCGAGGCGTCCCGGCTGACCCCGGGGCGCGGTATGGCCGCGCTGCTGCCGGACGGCCGCCAAGTGGCCCTGTTCCTGGACCGCGCGGGACGGGTGTACGCCATCGACAACCGGGACCCCTTCGCCGGGGCCCAGGTCCTCTCCCGCGGCCTTCTCGGTTCGTCGGCGGGCGCGCCCTTCGTCGCCTCACCGCTGCTCAAGCAGCGCTTCGACCTGGCGACCGGCCGCTGTCTGGACGACGAGGACGTCTCGGTACGGGCCTACGAGGTACGGCTGGACCGGCCCTCGTCGGGAGCGGCGGACCGCGCGCGGCCACGCCTCGCGGAGAGCGTCCCGGCGGGCGGCTCCTGA
- a CDS encoding gamma-glutamylcyclotransferase family protein, with translation MNGQDLPFFVYGTLRPGECNHHLFLHGRTAAEEPARLPGAELYDGPGYPYAVESSRTGGASGVVGDLLTAAPGEYGDLLTVLDRLEEYVSPGHPRNLYERVALDVLRPDGTAVRAWVYVAAPDVAGRLRAHGTAIPGGDWCARPVG, from the coding sequence ATGAACGGCCAGGACCTGCCCTTCTTCGTCTACGGCACCCTCCGGCCGGGGGAGTGCAACCACCACCTGTTCCTGCACGGCCGCACCGCCGCCGAGGAACCGGCACGGCTCCCCGGAGCGGAGCTCTACGACGGCCCCGGCTACCCGTACGCGGTCGAGTCGTCCCGCACCGGCGGTGCCTCCGGCGTGGTGGGCGACCTGCTGACGGCCGCGCCGGGGGAGTACGGGGATCTGCTCACCGTGCTCGACCGGCTGGAGGAGTACGTCTCACCCGGCCATCCGCGCAATCTGTACGAACGTGTCGCGCTCGACGTGCTGCGCCCGGACGGCACGGCGGTACGGGCATGGGTGTACGTGGCGGCCCCGGACGTGGCGGGGAGGCTCCGCGCGCACGGCACCGCCATTCCTGGCGGCGACTGGTGCGCCCGCCCGGTCGGCTGA
- a CDS encoding APC family permease gives MTVLNTPPGSAGPSGPSGPSGPSGPSGPSGPSEEVPGPRGPSEEVPGSHPPPVRQAGDRHRLTALQGLAALSLDAMASVAYGPEAIVLVLATAGGVGLGFTLPVTLAIAALLAVLVASYRQVIAAFPNGGGSYAVARTHLGRRTSLVAAASLILDYVLNVAVSVTAGVAALTSAFPALYNDRIVLCLGVLVLVTAVNLRGIVDSARAFVVPTAVFVGSILTMIVVGLFRDAPVSTEAAAGHASVLGENTTTVGALLLIKAFASGCSALTGVEAVANAVPSFRAPAAQRARRTEAALGGLLGVMLIGLAVLIGRFHLQPVEGVTVLAQLADASLGHNWAFYVVQFATVVLLALAANTSFGGLPVLMSLLARDNYLPHVFRLKADREVHRHGVLALAAVAALLLVLSGGDTNTLVPLFAIGVFVGFTICQTGMVIHWRAERSPGWGRRAVLNGVGAVLTGVGAVVVTATKFTEGAWLIVVALPALVLIFERVHRAYGRIGERLGLGRVPEAPHRERSLVVVPVSHLSKLTVEALNAAVSLGDEVRAVTVTHGDAEDRAALRELRQAWERWNPGVDLVELHSEHRTVGRPVSEYVRRVYKYHPGTRVTVLIPEVEPDRLWQRLLQNQRGAVLAHAVRRDTDAVICRLRFRLSDSDPLS, from the coding sequence ATGACCGTCCTCAACACGCCTCCCGGCTCCGCCGGCCCGTCGGGTCCGTCAGGTCCGTCGGGTCCCTCGGGTCCATCGGGTCCTTCGGGTCCGTCCGAGGAGGTGCCCGGCCCCCGCGGCCCGTCCGAGGAGGTTCCCGGTTCGCACCCGCCGCCCGTGCGGCAGGCGGGCGACCGGCACCGGCTCACCGCGCTCCAGGGGCTGGCCGCGCTCTCCCTCGACGCGATGGCGTCGGTGGCCTACGGGCCCGAGGCCATCGTGCTGGTCCTCGCCACCGCGGGCGGTGTGGGGCTCGGCTTCACCCTTCCCGTCACCCTGGCCATCGCCGCCCTGCTCGCGGTGCTCGTCGCGTCCTACCGCCAGGTGATCGCCGCGTTCCCGAACGGCGGCGGTTCGTACGCCGTCGCCAGGACCCATCTGGGCCGGCGCACCTCCCTGGTCGCCGCGGCCTCGCTGATCCTCGACTACGTACTGAACGTCGCGGTCTCCGTCACGGCCGGCGTCGCCGCGCTCACCTCCGCGTTCCCGGCCCTCTACAACGACCGGATCGTGCTGTGCCTCGGTGTCCTGGTGCTGGTCACCGCCGTCAATCTGCGCGGCATCGTGGACTCCGCACGGGCGTTCGTCGTGCCGACCGCGGTCTTCGTCGGCTCGATCCTGACCATGATCGTCGTGGGGCTGTTCCGCGACGCACCGGTGTCCACCGAGGCCGCCGCCGGCCACGCCTCCGTCCTGGGCGAGAACACCACCACCGTCGGCGCGCTGCTGCTGATCAAGGCGTTCGCCTCCGGCTGCTCCGCGCTCACCGGCGTCGAGGCCGTCGCCAACGCCGTGCCGTCCTTCCGGGCGCCGGCGGCACAGCGCGCCCGGCGTACGGAGGCCGCGCTCGGCGGACTGCTCGGTGTGATGCTCATCGGACTCGCGGTCCTCATCGGCCGCTTCCACCTCCAGCCGGTCGAGGGCGTCACCGTGCTCGCCCAGCTGGCGGACGCGTCGCTCGGGCACAACTGGGCTTTCTACGTGGTGCAGTTCGCCACCGTCGTCCTGCTGGCACTGGCCGCCAACACCTCGTTCGGCGGGCTGCCCGTCCTGATGTCGCTGCTTGCCCGCGACAACTACCTCCCCCATGTCTTCCGGCTGAAGGCCGACCGGGAGGTCCACCGCCACGGAGTCCTGGCGCTCGCCGCCGTCGCGGCGCTGCTGCTCGTCCTGTCCGGCGGCGACACCAACACGCTGGTGCCGCTGTTCGCGATCGGTGTCTTCGTCGGCTTCACCATCTGCCAGACCGGCATGGTGATCCACTGGCGCGCCGAGCGGTCGCCCGGGTGGGGCCGGCGGGCAGTGCTGAACGGTGTCGGAGCCGTCCTCACCGGAGTCGGAGCCGTGGTGGTCACGGCCACCAAGTTCACCGAAGGAGCCTGGCTGATCGTGGTCGCGCTGCCCGCGCTGGTGCTGATCTTCGAACGGGTGCACCGGGCCTACGGCAGGATCGGCGAGCGCCTCGGTCTCGGCCGGGTGCCCGAGGCCCCGCACCGCGAACGCTCCCTGGTCGTCGTGCCGGTATCCCATCTGTCGAAGCTCACGGTCGAGGCCCTCAACGCCGCCGTCTCGCTCGGTGACGAGGTACGGGCGGTGACGGTGACCCATGGGGACGCGGAGGACCGCGCGGCCCTGCGGGAACTGCGCCAGGCCTGGGAGCGGTGGAACCCGGGCGTGGATCTGGTGGAACTGCACTCGGAGCACCGCACGGTGGGCCGGCCGGTGTCGGAGTACGTACGCCGGGTGTACAAGTACCACCCCGGCACACGGGTCACCGTGCTGATACCCGAGGTGGAGCCGGACCGGCTGTGGCAGCGGCTGCTCCAGAACCAGCGAGGTGCGGTGCTCGCGCACGCGGTGCGCCGGGACACGGACGCGGTGATCTGCCGGCTGCGGTTCCGCCTCTCGGATTCCGACCCCCTGTCCTGA
- the nirB gene encoding nitrite reductase large subunit NirB produces MSTPTIVVVGHGMVGQRFLEALAERGTTGRARIVVLCEEPRPAYDRVRLTSYFDGRTPDELALADADFMQQNGIELYLDDPAESVDRAARTVTSRAGRTFTYDTLVLATGSYPFVPPVPNKDAEGCFVYRTIEDLLAIEEYAKTATTGAVVGGGLLGLEAAGALKGLGLTTHIVEFAPRLMPVQVDEGGGAALLRTIEGMGLTVHTGTGTQEITVDDSGAVNGMALSDGSVLATDLVVFSAGVRPRDQLARDMGLEVGARGGIVVDGQCRTSDPAVFAIGECALAADGRVYGLVAPGYEMAETAAAALAGEGGEFTGADMSTKLKLLGVDVASFGDAHGAAEGCLDVVYSDSRSGVYKKLVVGAGGELLGGVLVGDAEQYGLLRPLTGSVPPVSPEQLVLPAGAGAPVALGPSALPDDAVICSCHNVTKGEICACSSLPEVKKCTKAGTGCGSCVKVIGQLLPQSGEKGLCGCFGHTRSELYEIVRTLRFTSYAQLLDSHGREEARGTDGCEVCKPAVGSILASLDGGYILDGEQAALQDTNDHFLANLQRNGSYSIVPRIPGGEITPEKLIVIGEVARDYGLYTKITGGQRIDLFGARVDQLPGIWARLVDAGFESGHAYGKALRTVKSCVGQTWCRYGVQDSVRMAIDLELRYRGLRSPHKLKSAVSGCARECAEAQSKDFGIIATASGWNLYVGGNGGATPRHADLLAQDLSDAELVRLIDRFLMFYIRTADRLERTSTWLERLEGGLEHLRDVVVHDSLGLCDELEALMEQHVAGYRDEWAETLRDPDRLRRFVSFVNAPDTPDPSVRFVPERGQIKPDLTFLTLEGAGSR; encoded by the coding sequence ATGTCCACCCCCACGATCGTGGTCGTCGGCCACGGGATGGTCGGCCAGCGATTCCTCGAGGCACTCGCGGAGCGCGGAACGACCGGGCGCGCACGGATCGTCGTGCTGTGCGAGGAGCCGCGGCCGGCGTACGACCGGGTCCGGCTGACCTCGTACTTCGACGGCCGCACCCCCGACGAACTCGCTCTCGCCGACGCGGACTTCATGCAGCAGAACGGCATCGAGCTGTATCTGGACGACCCCGCCGAGAGCGTCGACCGGGCCGCGCGCACGGTCACCTCGCGCGCCGGACGGACCTTCACCTACGACACGCTCGTCCTCGCCACCGGCTCGTACCCCTTCGTACCGCCCGTGCCGAACAAGGACGCCGAGGGCTGCTTCGTCTACCGCACCATCGAGGACCTGCTCGCGATCGAGGAGTACGCCAAGACGGCCACCACGGGTGCCGTCGTCGGCGGCGGGCTGCTCGGCCTGGAAGCGGCCGGCGCGCTCAAGGGACTCGGCCTCACCACGCACATCGTGGAGTTCGCGCCCCGGCTGATGCCGGTCCAGGTCGACGAGGGCGGCGGCGCGGCCCTGCTGCGCACGATCGAGGGCATGGGACTCACCGTCCACACGGGCACGGGCACCCAGGAGATCACCGTCGATGACTCCGGCGCGGTCAACGGCATGGCCCTGTCGGACGGTTCGGTCCTCGCGACCGATCTGGTCGTCTTCTCCGCGGGCGTCCGGCCGCGGGACCAGCTCGCCCGGGACATGGGCCTGGAGGTCGGCGCACGCGGCGGCATCGTGGTCGACGGGCAGTGCCGCACCTCCGACCCGGCGGTGTTCGCCATCGGCGAGTGCGCGCTAGCGGCGGACGGCCGGGTGTACGGCCTGGTCGCGCCCGGGTACGAGATGGCCGAGACGGCGGCGGCCGCGCTCGCCGGTGAGGGCGGGGAGTTCACCGGCGCCGACATGTCCACCAAGCTCAAGCTCCTCGGTGTGGACGTGGCGTCCTTCGGCGACGCGCACGGCGCGGCGGAGGGCTGCCTGGACGTCGTGTACTCCGACTCCCGCTCCGGGGTCTACAAGAAGCTGGTCGTCGGCGCCGGCGGCGAGCTGCTCGGCGGAGTCCTCGTCGGGGACGCCGAACAGTACGGTCTGCTGCGCCCGCTCACCGGCAGTGTGCCGCCGGTCTCCCCCGAGCAGCTGGTGCTGCCGGCGGGTGCGGGTGCACCCGTGGCGCTCGGCCCCTCCGCCCTCCCCGACGACGCGGTCATCTGCTCCTGCCACAACGTCACCAAGGGCGAGATCTGCGCCTGCTCCTCGCTCCCCGAGGTCAAGAAGTGCACCAAGGCGGGTACGGGCTGCGGCAGTTGCGTCAAGGTCATCGGCCAGCTGCTGCCGCAGTCCGGCGAGAAGGGTCTGTGCGGCTGCTTCGGCCACACCCGCAGCGAGCTGTACGAGATCGTCCGCACCCTGCGGTTCACCTCGTACGCCCAACTGCTCGACTCGCACGGCCGCGAGGAGGCGCGCGGCACGGACGGCTGCGAGGTCTGCAAGCCGGCGGTCGGGTCCATCCTGGCGTCGCTGGACGGCGGTTACATCCTGGACGGCGAGCAGGCCGCACTCCAGGACACCAACGACCACTTCCTCGCCAACCTCCAGCGCAACGGCTCGTACTCGATCGTGCCGCGCATCCCCGGTGGCGAGATCACCCCGGAGAAGCTGATCGTGATCGGCGAGGTGGCGCGGGACTACGGCCTCTACACCAAGATCACCGGCGGTCAGCGCATCGATCTCTTCGGCGCACGCGTCGACCAGCTCCCCGGCATCTGGGCCCGGCTGGTGGACGCGGGCTTCGAGTCGGGGCACGCGTACGGCAAGGCGCTGCGCACGGTCAAGTCCTGTGTGGGGCAGACCTGGTGCCGCTACGGGGTGCAGGACTCGGTCCGCATGGCGATCGATCTGGAACTGCGCTACCGCGGCCTGCGCTCGCCGCACAAACTCAAGTCCGCGGTCTCGGGATGCGCACGGGAGTGCGCGGAGGCGCAGTCCAAGGACTTCGGCATCATCGCCACGGCGAGCGGCTGGAACCTGTACGTCGGCGGCAACGGCGGCGCGACCCCGCGCCATGCCGACCTGCTGGCGCAGGACCTCTCGGACGCCGAACTGGTGCGGCTGATCGACCGGTTCCTGATGTTCTACATCCGTACGGCGGACCGGCTGGAGCGGACGTCGACGTGGCTGGAGCGGCTGGAGGGCGGCCTGGAGCATCTGCGGGACGTCGTCGTCCACGACTCGCTCGGGCTGTGCGACGAACTGGAGGCGCTGATGGAGCAGCATGTGGCGGGCTACCGCGACGAGTGGGCCGAGACGCTCCGCGACCCGGACCGGCTGCGCCGCTTCGTCTCCTTCGTGAACGCCCCGGACACCCCGGACCCCTCCGTGCGCTTCGTCCCCGAGCGCGGGCAGATCAAGCCCGATCTCACGTTTCTCACCCTGGAAGGGGCCGGTTCCCGATGA
- a CDS encoding NAD(P)/FAD-dependent oxidoreductase yields MATETVVIGGGTAGARVAHRLVTAGVPVTVLGEETHAPYNRVLLADVLAGRYGPEVISLPGVPVRRDVRAVSIDRERRLVHCADGTATPYDRLVLATGSNPVLPPLRGLGGELPDGVHPFRTLDDCAALSAAVRPGLHAVVVGGGLLGVSAARALAARGARVVLAQQGEYLMERHIDPAASLLLRTHLEALGVEVHTECRVRGLRGTAVELADGFVLDSDLVVLACGVRPRVGLAVDAGLDVRTGIVVDDRLRTSDPSIHAVGDCAEHDGRVYGLAGPALDQADILAAVLTGQTARYTGTRALTRLTLSGQGTFDLAAFGETSPLPGDDVVRLADATRGAYRKVVVRGDRLVGGILLGDLTTVGELARTWEGDEPLPSTPLLHLLGGS; encoded by the coding sequence ATGGCTACAGAGACCGTGGTGATCGGCGGCGGGACGGCGGGTGCGCGAGTGGCGCACCGGCTCGTCACCGCCGGTGTGCCCGTCACCGTGCTCGGCGAGGAGACCCACGCGCCGTACAACCGGGTGCTGCTCGCCGACGTGCTCGCCGGGCGCTACGGCCCCGAGGTGATCAGCCTGCCCGGTGTGCCGGTGCGGCGCGATGTGCGGGCGGTGTCGATCGACCGGGAGCGGCGGCTCGTGCACTGCGCGGACGGCACGGCGACGCCGTACGACCGGCTGGTGCTGGCGACCGGGTCGAACCCGGTCCTGCCGCCGCTACGGGGCCTGGGCGGTGAACTGCCCGACGGTGTGCACCCGTTCCGTACGCTCGACGACTGCGCGGCGCTGTCCGCCGCGGTGCGGCCGGGTCTGCACGCGGTGGTCGTCGGCGGCGGTCTGCTCGGTGTCTCCGCCGCCCGTGCCCTCGCGGCACGAGGCGCCCGGGTGGTGCTCGCCCAGCAGGGCGAATACCTGATGGAGCGCCATATCGACCCAGCCGCTTCACTGTTGCTGCGTACGCATCTCGAGGCCCTGGGTGTGGAGGTGCACACCGAGTGCCGTGTCCGGGGTCTGCGCGGCACGGCCGTCGAGCTCGCAGACGGCTTCGTGCTCGACTCCGACCTGGTCGTCCTCGCCTGCGGGGTGCGCCCCCGGGTCGGTCTGGCGGTCGACGCCGGGCTCGACGTCCGTACGGGCATCGTCGTCGACGACCGGCTGCGCACCTCGGACCCGTCCATCCATGCCGTCGGTGACTGCGCCGAGCACGACGGGCGCGTCTACGGTCTCGCCGGTCCGGCGCTGGACCAGGCCGACATCCTGGCTGCCGTCCTCACCGGACAGACCGCGCGCTACACCGGCACCCGCGCCCTGACCCGGCTCACGCTGTCCGGGCAGGGGACTTTCGACCTGGCCGCGTTCGGCGAGACCAGCCCGCTGCCCGGCGACGACGTCGTGCGGCTCGCCGACGCCACCCGGGGCGCGTACCGCAAGGTCGTCGTCCGCGGGGACCGGCTCGTCGGCGGGATCCTGCTCGGCGATCTCACGACCGTCGGCGAACTGGCCCGTACCTGGGAGGGCGACGAGCCGCTCCCCTCCACCCCGCTGTTGCACCTGCTTGGAGGCTCCTGA
- a CDS encoding sulfite exporter TauE/SafE family protein — MPDISLTTLLFLCLAAAAAGWIDAVVGGGGLLLLPALLLGLPGVQAAQILGTNKAVAIVGTSGAAVTYVRKAPVSVRTAVRIGLAALAGSMGGAFFAAGISSDVLRPVIMVVLLGVAAFVMLRPAFGTGADDGRKPVTRARTVTAIVLVGGGIGFYDGLFGPGTGTFLVLALTAVLHLDLVTASATAKIVNVCTNAGALAMFAYQGTVMWQLGALLAVFNLAGAMFGARMALRKGSEFVRGVLLVVVFSLVAKLAFDQWTA; from the coding sequence GTGCCCGACATATCGCTGACCACGCTCCTCTTCCTCTGCCTCGCCGCGGCCGCGGCCGGCTGGATCGACGCCGTCGTCGGGGGCGGCGGGCTGCTGCTGCTCCCCGCGCTGCTGCTCGGCCTGCCAGGCGTCCAGGCCGCGCAGATCCTCGGCACCAACAAGGCGGTCGCCATCGTCGGCACCTCGGGCGCGGCCGTCACGTATGTGCGCAAGGCCCCCGTGTCGGTGCGGACGGCCGTACGGATCGGCCTCGCCGCACTGGCGGGGTCGATGGGCGGTGCGTTCTTCGCGGCCGGGATCAGCAGCGATGTGCTCCGTCCCGTGATCATGGTCGTACTGCTGGGTGTCGCCGCCTTCGTGATGCTGCGGCCCGCCTTCGGTACGGGCGCGGACGACGGCAGGAAGCCCGTCACCCGCGCCCGCACGGTCACCGCGATCGTCCTGGTCGGCGGCGGCATCGGCTTCTACGACGGGCTGTTCGGCCCCGGCACGGGCACCTTCCTGGTGCTCGCGCTCACCGCCGTCCTCCATCTCGACCTGGTGACCGCGTCGGCCACCGCCAAGATCGTCAACGTCTGCACCAACGCCGGCGCCCTCGCGATGTTCGCCTACCAGGGCACCGTGATGTGGCAGCTGGGCGCGCTGCTGGCGGTGTTCAACCTGGCGGGCGCGATGTTCGGCGCGCGTATGGCGCTCCGCAAGGGCAGCGAGTTCGTGCGCGGTGTCCTGCTCGTCGTGGTCTTCTCACTGGTCGCGAAGCTGGCTTTCGACCAGTGGACGGCGTGA
- a CDS encoding NADPH-dependent FMN reductase, giving the protein MDLITQQNPQTDPSTDASRTVPLRLAVILASNRHGRFGPVIAEWFLGNARQREDFAAELVDLGEVDLPTAISHDPSPAVRAELDKVSPVLARADAVVVLTPEYNHSFPASLKALVDWHFTEWQAKPVAFVSYGGMSGGLRAVEQLRQVFAEMHAVTVRDTVSFHNARGHFDDEGRHRDPAAPDAAAKAMLDQLAWWGRALRTAKSAHPYTG; this is encoded by the coding sequence ATGGACCTCATCACGCAGCAGAATCCGCAGACAGACCCCTCCACGGACGCCTCCCGCACCGTCCCCCTCCGGCTCGCCGTCATCCTCGCCAGCAACCGCCACGGGCGCTTCGGGCCCGTCATCGCCGAGTGGTTCCTGGGCAACGCACGGCAGCGGGAGGACTTCGCCGCCGAGCTCGTCGATCTCGGGGAGGTGGACCTCCCCACCGCCATCTCCCACGATCCCTCGCCCGCCGTCCGCGCCGAGCTCGACAAGGTCTCGCCCGTCCTGGCCCGCGCCGACGCCGTCGTCGTCCTCACCCCCGAGTACAACCACTCCTTCCCCGCGTCCCTGAAGGCGCTCGTCGACTGGCACTTCACCGAATGGCAGGCCAAGCCCGTCGCCTTCGTCTCCTACGGCGGCATGTCCGGCGGGCTGCGCGCCGTCGAGCAGCTGCGGCAGGTCTTCGCCGAGATGCACGCCGTGACCGTCCGCGACACGGTGTCCTTCCACAACGCGCGCGGCCACTTCGACGACGAGGGCCGGCACCGGGACCCGGCAGCCCCCGACGCCGCTGCCAAGGCGATGCTGGACCAGCTCGCGTGGTGGGGCCGCGCGCTGCGGACGGCCAAGTCGGCGCACCCGTACACGGGCTGA
- a CDS encoding putative protein N(5)-glutamine methyltransferase, which yields MSLSPSPLSPSAIITRLRAAGCVFAEDEAELLVATARTPADLAAMVGRRIEGEPLEHVLGWAGFHGLRIAVDPGVFVPRRRTEFLVEQAAVLARPGAVVVDLCCGTGALGAALVAGLDGAELHAADIDPAAVRCARRNVRAAGGLAYEGDLYDPLPGHLRGRVDVLLANVPYVPTEEIDLLPAEARVHEARVALDGGADGLDVLRRVTAEAAPWLAPGGSLLFETSERQAERAAAIVTRDGLGARVATSDELYATVVVGTRSSEVPQATRDGWTPHPSPS from the coding sequence ATGTCGCTTTCTCCCTCCCCTCTGTCCCCGTCCGCGATCATCACCAGGCTGCGTGCCGCCGGGTGTGTCTTCGCCGAGGACGAGGCGGAACTGCTCGTCGCCACCGCGCGCACACCCGCTGATCTCGCCGCCATGGTCGGCCGCCGGATCGAAGGGGAGCCGCTGGAACACGTCCTCGGCTGGGCCGGGTTCCACGGTCTGCGCATCGCGGTCGACCCCGGGGTCTTCGTCCCCCGCCGCCGTACCGAGTTCCTCGTCGAGCAGGCCGCGGTCCTCGCCCGGCCGGGAGCCGTCGTCGTCGATCTGTGCTGCGGCACCGGCGCGCTCGGCGCCGCGCTCGTCGCGGGCCTGGACGGGGCCGAACTGCACGCCGCCGACATCGACCCCGCCGCCGTGCGCTGCGCCCGCCGCAACGTCCGCGCCGCCGGCGGCCTGGCGTACGAGGGCGATCTGTACGACCCGCTGCCGGGCCATCTGCGCGGCCGCGTCGACGTGCTGCTGGCCAATGTGCCGTACGTACCGACCGAGGAGATCGATCTGCTGCCCGCCGAAGCGCGGGTGCACGAGGCGCGGGTGGCGCTCGACGGAGGGGCGGACGGCCTCGACGTCCTCCGGCGGGTGACCGCCGAGGCCGCGCCCTGGCTGGCCCCCGGCGGCTCGCTGCTGTTCGAGACGAGCGAGCGGCAGGCGGAGCGGGCGGCGGCGATCGTCACCCGGGACGGGCTCGGCGCGCGGGTGGCCACCTCGGACGAGCTGTATGCGACCGTCGTCGTCGGCACCCGAAGCTCAGAGGTCCCTCAAGCAACCAGAGATGGATGGACGCCACACCCATCTCCTTCATAG